In the genome of Thunnus albacares chromosome 16, fThuAlb1.1, whole genome shotgun sequence, the window gcaataattattGATTaccaaagataattattaatcattaaaatcaataaaaattataaataagaATCAATAATAACCgggcaccaccctggagtcagggaaaaagatagccaattcagtctcaaattGTACTAATCTAtcaatttggaactttgattaataattaacttaataactataaacaaaatcaccatatcaatagttAGCTAAGGTTGAGGGATTTTGGGAGCTGtttgcagagcagaggttggcaaaactcatggcaacattaaacaaacagtgtgtatatccaaaagcatttatttaacaaaaaggtaaaagagcaaaacacacaatattaatCTAGCTAAATATACCtatgtacaagtgtgtgtgtgtatgtgtatgtgtggggggAAGGCAATGTCAAGATGTCTGAAGTCActtggtgactgagcacatggcatgtaGACAATATGGCCGACAGAGAGAACTACAGAgacaaaaggccagaccatgtggagtcTTGAACCACCATTCACCACTTGAGTGTGCTGCCTGAAGCAAAGTGTGCAGAGTTAGGTTttaaacctcttaactgtgtggttctctgtttaaggccaattggtgtgggttaaaggtgccaggttaggaagaggttagttgcatgcaaggcctagttactggatgtaacatgtgttaagcacgctaacattaacctagGGGTGTGGCTATGCAATAACCTGACCATCAAAACAATAGTTCAGTGAATAATCTTAgccaaatcaatacatgtacTTTGTGGTGTTCTGCTTCTTAGCTGGTGAATCTGTGGAGGACTTAGAGCCAAAGATTGCAGGCTTTGCTGGGTAGACGATGCTCCAGTCGtgcagaaagacagaagaaaatactttgcttactgttgaaaaaaacatctttatcgATTGtgtaaagcttcagattgttcatACATCCAATTAGTAAAGTCTATTTAATGACTCtagttcaatgatttcatgtacaGATTCACTTCATTCACtcaatcagttagtttaacccagaatgtcagctatgtacaagAACATGATCTCCTTGTTGATTTTTATCATGATAATTAGTTTgattgtacatttctttatgaatttacaaagtggtgagaacaaaatatctatgatgaaggaagttttgctatttatttaacagcacacaaatacatcaatacaaacatgaaactaacatttagaacaaagagaagttcacattttcatctgaagaaacatcagtgaaaattaaaaacatcatcatgagcagtgatagcctccatggataaaaacacacaggaaaaagtgaattttaaaggaactcaaaacatcaacagaacaaatgaaaagaaaaaaaaaagttgacaatcccagtttgattgacagctgatctctgtgcagttcagaaacaccacagcaacgagctttcagaaacaatggagacaaaaacatgaagaattacaacagaatctgacacatgaagtctgaaatgacttctgtctatttgagtttacacaactcagctgtgtctccaATATAAAGCCgaagtccagcatagagaggctgagtgaatgtggtctggactctgtggaggagagtcatggtttcagagacgctgtagaaggacagaatacctgctctgtgatccaggtacactcctactctggaggaaccaggacctgagacGGGAGTTTGGATGTTGTTGAACCAAAATGTATAACTGTTAGTGTTACAATTTAAAGACCAAGATTTGTTATTACGTCCAAATACACATTCATCAGAgtctcctgctctgctgatattcttgtatgcgactgctacacCAGCTCCCCATGcccctctccactccacctcccagtaacaacgtccagtcagactctctctactcaggacctgatAACATTCAGTGAATCTATCTGGGTGACGAGAATAAGACTGTTGTTTTCTCATggatgttgcttttctgttcccctcagataataacagatgtgtgtgtgctgtgtttggatccagtgtgatttcaagtgaatattttaagaatccagctctggtcttgggttctggttgtggcagtaaaacgtccacttcagtcactgtcagtgagatgtttgtccatttctccctcaggatgtcctgtagttgatctctgagctctgacacagctgctgtcacatcctcaaagtatctcagaggacggatattgatgctggatgagtctgtagatgcactgagttgtgacagtgagggatagttgtgtagaaactggttgtgatccttCTCGGTCCAGCTGATCTCCTTTCTgcgccatttcagctctcagcaGCAACACctgtctgagtttcacttcCTGAGAAAGTGACACAAGTTTCAGCTCTGATCTCAACAACACCTGTTTCCGCGGTAAATGGAGCCTGACAGCTCTTGTACatgttggttacacccatcttcaaactgtagatgtgaaggggagggaacaaggaaatatgagcacagagtggagcttgttgtgtttgagagcaggaagaagagggagggctTATCAAGTGCTGATTCATTCCAGGTAGAGAAGCAGTTTTAAAAGTTACTGGATGCTTTTCATTTGGCTAACGTGGCTCCTCGCTTCCCTCACTCatgtctcagctcctcccagCGAGGACGGAGGAATCTAATTCACCAAAAGGGACGTCCTCACTCACTGTGGCCTTATTTTGAGGAGACGACAATGACGCACAACATCTACACTGTCAAATATGAAGAAGtcagctatcaatatgtagaaattattaacAGTTCAAAGAGTTAATTAGCTGAACATGAATTTTAAGcttaaactttaaactattccttaataatttctacatagtGATAACTGGAaggaaaacagctgataactgctccaatgttttatcatttgattatagatctacagcagcgtctgtctgtcacacaataaaacacaaatagacaatttaaacctgttaattactgaaagaacagaactgaCATAAAGAAGCAATAAAAagagtttgtgtttatgtaaaaactaaaagaatatcagccaatatattatcagctttttgttttttactctcaAAAATCAATATTAGATTAAAACATATTGTGTTGTTTGGACTCAATTTCCAACAGTTAAAACTTGTGCAGTTTTATTTTGGGAACACGACTAACAAATTTGAATCATACTTGACGATTATGATGgaaactgatgaaaaatatattaGTGACCTTTCAGCCTTCAgttaaaacagctgcctgatgTCTGAACCATGTACGTACTTAACCTGACATgataaagatttttaaaaatctaaaataagcAGAAACAGATTAAGTGTGTTTCATTGGTCAGAACTAATATGGGCGTGTTTATCTGTTATTTATGTACATTTCTactgtaaacaaactgaaacagcatcagaaaacaacaactttaatttctgttgataTATTTACCTTCATAACACAGAAGCAGTATGAATAATATTACAGAGTTAAAGCCGATTCAAGAAAATCTGTTGCTTCTGTGTTCAATCGCAGACAAAAACgtgttaccatagcaacataATGTCCTGTATACCAAagtctttttaattttacaaaaaaaaaacaactaaacatcTTCTCTTCAGATCATGTCGTCATTTGATCCCATTAAGTTTTCATCAGCTGACTGGATCTGAAAACCAGTTTCTGCTCTGTTTCCTCCCAGTTTACTACCAGTCCAACGAGTGGGCGGGCGTCTACGGCATCCGAGAGAGAGACCACAAAGCCTGGGCGGCCAAACAGGAGTGAAGGTGTCCGTCAGTTACAgtccacaacaacacacagcagctacttctacttcttcttcttcttcttcttcttcttcttcttcttgttcccgAACATCTTGCTTCCTGTCCTGGCTCGGCCCAACATCTTCTTCTTGTTGAACATGGTCTTCTTCCTGCGCAGCGTCTTAACGTTGCGGTCTTGGATCCAGTCGTCACACTGAGACTCCCACTTGATCTGCTTCAGGCCTGCGGGGGGACAGGAAGTGTTAGAAAGACAAGGAGAGGACGTCTGCATCACGTCCCGCCTCTGGTTTTAGGAATCAGATGGAACATCGTAATGAaagtcatttctgtttttacctACATTTGTCAAATTATGGAAAATATGAATACTTTGATATTAATTTGATCTCTCAGCCCTAATTTATTTATGCAGTGAGTGTTTGAAGCTGATTTTGTCTCTGTGGAGAAGTTATGAAATGTTGCTGGTATCCAGCCGactcaataaaaacattctGAAATATAAAAGGTTGAAACTGGCTCAGGTGTCGTTCAGGTGTCTCTTACCTGCTTTGTCTCTGTTGTTCATGGCGTTCAGTCCGATGTTGTCAAACTTAGAGCCCGCGTTCTCATCCAGCAGGGaaccaaactgaaaaacaccaaacaatTTTTAACTGAAAGAGGAAGTTTTCAATCCAACACactgtgttttatgttatatGGTGAAAACcttttatccccaacataacTTTTCTAACTTTTCTGGAAGAACTCAAAATGAGCCTCGTTTAGGCTAAACGTCAGTGAATTTTGGTATCAGAAGGTTTTATGAGTTTACAAGGTTGAAAAACTATCAACCcaactagagctgaaacagttagttgattaatcaattaatctgtaactgttgacaatcaattaatcatttaatttacttttgCAAGAAATTCACTGGTTATAGcttctcaaatataaatatttgcaACTTTTTAATGTATATGATGTAAAATGAATAACATCAGgttaaaaaaaggttaaaaagaaacatcagtGAAGGTTAAAACATGGTCATGAGCAGTGATAGtctccatggataaaaacacacaggaaaaagtgaattttaaaggaactcaaaacatcaacaaaacaaatgaaaagaaaaaaataagttgacaatcccagtttgattgacagctgatctctgtgcagttcagaaacaccacagcaacgagctctcagaaacaatggagacaaaaacatgaagaattacaacagaatctgacacatgaagtctgaaatgacttctgtctatttgagtaTACACAACTCAGCTGTGGATCCATCATAATAAAACTgaagtccagcatagagaggctgagtgaatgtggtctggactctatggaggagagtcatgatttcagagacgctgtagaaggacagaatacctactctgtgatccaggtacactcctactctggaggaaccaggacctgagacgggagttttgatgtttttgaaccaaaatgtataACTGTTAGTGTTACAGTGTAAAGACCAAGATTTGTTATTACGTCCAAATCTGCATTCATCAGAgtctcctgctctgctgatattcttgtatgcgactgctacacCAACTCCCAattcccatctctctctccactgcacctcccagtaacaacgtcaagtcagactctctctactcagaaCCTGACAATATCCAGTGAATCTGTCTAAGTGACGAGAATAAGACTGTTGTTGACTCGTGGatgttgcttttgtgtgtgtgtgtgtgtgggcgggggggggggcggggggacaCGTACACTAGCTTAACCAAACAATGTGGTGGCCTACACTATGGGGAGTAGCTTCCTGTGGAAGAGGGGTAGCTTCGGCACTGTCTAGTGGCTCTAGTGGGCACAACAGATTTTAACATGCACTAACTGAGATGCAGGACAGTAACAGTCAGAGGATTGTTTCTTAAAGTTGACTCAGGCTGGAATGCATGGCTGCAACAGCAGAGGATAACTTCTAAATTTCACAGGGCTGGTAGCACGCTGTGGTTCTATCTCACAGGCTCTATTTCTTACTCAGGCCGGAatgcatggcagtaacagcTAGGTACAAGCTCTCTATATGTCACAGGGCTGGTGACACACTGTGTTTGAATTAAAAAGAGGAGCACTTGAATTAACACCCAATTCTAACAGCTTCAGTATATTGCATTGAATATGTGGTATTCGAATGCTGAACCAAAATTCTTACCCCTCCTACAGCGTAGGTTCAACCTGAGTGGCTAGTAGCAACAGCAAGGTCTAAGTGTAACACTATGAGGAATACTGTAAACACCTACAATGTTAGTTATCAATAGCTCaagatttgggttaaaattaatttaaaaaaccaAATCTCACCACACTGCACTTTTGTTTATAAGTACAGCTTGATATCTACTCCTGTGGCAGACTAGTTGTGTTAAATATAAAGGATAGTCTAAAGGTTTTAGATTCCACAATTTTGGTCCTAGGAAAAATTAATTTCCAAAATTatgctgaaattaatattgCACAATTATGAATCATTGCCAACAATACTCTgcctcacacggggcaccaTTTTGTTGGGccttggctacaagtttggctatcagcaataattattGATTaccaaagataattattaatcattaaaatcaataaaaatattaataagaatCAATAATAACAGGGCACCACCTTGgagtcagggaaaaagatagccaattcagtctcaaattGTACTAATCTAtcaatttggaactttgattaataattaacttaataactataaacaaaatcaccatatcaatagttAGCTAAGGTTGAGGGATTTTGGGAGCTGtttgcagagcagaggttggcaaaactcatggcaacattaaacaaacagtgtgtatatccaaaagcatttatttaacaaaaaggtaaaagagcaaaacacacaatattaatCTAGCTAAATATACCtatgtacaagtgtgtgtgtgtgtgtgtgtatgtgtggggggAAGGCAATGTCAAGATGTCTGAAGTCActtggtgactgagcacatggcatgtaGACAATATGGCCGACAGAGAGAACTACAGAgacaaaaggccagaccatgtggagtcTTGAACCACCATTCACCACTTGAATGTGCTGCCTGAAGCAAAGTGTGCAGAGCTAGGTTttaaacctcttaactgtgtggttctctgtttaaggccaattggtgtgggttaaaggtgccaggttaggaagaggttagttgcatgcaaggcctagttactggatgtaacatgtgttaagcacgctaacattaacctagGGGTGTGGCTATGCAATAACCTGACCATCAAAACAATAGTTCAGTGAATAATCTTAgccaaatcaatacatgtacTTTGTGGTGTTCTGCTTCTTAGCTGGTGAATCTGTGGAGGACTTAGAGCCAAAGATTGCAGGCTTTGCTGGGTAGACGATGCTCCAGTCGtgcagaaagacagaagaaaatactttgcttactgttgaaaaaaacatctttattgattgtgtaaagcttcagattgttcacacatccaatTAGTAAAGTCTATTTAATGACTCtagttcaatgatttcatgtacaGATTCACTTCATTCACtcaatcagttagtttaacccagaatgtcagctatgtacaagAACATGATCTCCTTGTTGATTTTTATCATGATAATTAGTTTgattgtacatttctttatgaatttacaaagtggtgagaacaaaatatctatgatgaaggaagttttgctatttatttaacagcacacaaatacatcaatacaaacatgaaactaatatttagaacaaagagaagttcacattttcatctaaagaaatgtcagtaaaggttaaaaacatcatcatgagcagtgatagcctccatggataaaaacacacaggaaaaagtgaattttaaaggaactcaaaacatcaacagagcaaatgaaaagaaaaaaaaagttgacaatcccagtttgattgacagctgatctctgcagttcagaaacaccacagcaacaagctctcagaaacaatggagacaaaaacatgaagaattacaacagaatctgacacatgaagtctgaaatgacttctgtctatttcagtttacacaactcagctgtgtctccaATATAAAGCCgaagtccagcatagagaggctgagtgaatgtggtctggactctgtggaggagagtcatggtttcagagacactgtagaaggacagaatacctgctctgtgatccaggtacactcctactctggaggaacgAGGACCTGAGACAGGAGTTTGGATGTTGTTGAACCAAAATGTATAACTGTTAGTGTTACAATTTAAAGACCAAGATTTGTTATTACGTCCAAATACACATTCATCAGAGTCTCttgctctgctgatattcttgtatgcgactgctacacCAACTCCCAATCCCCAtctccctctccactccacctcccagtaacaacgtccagtcagactctctctactcaggacctgacaatatccagtgaatctgtctgggtgactagaATAAGACTGTTTTTGACTCATggatgttgcttttctgttcccctcagataataaAAGCTGTGTGtatgctgtgtttggatccagtgtgatttcacgtgaatattttaagaactcagctctggtcttgggttctggttgtggcagtaaaacgtccacttcagtcactgtcagtgagatgtttgtccatttctccctcaggatgtcctgtagttgatctctgagctctgacacagctgctgtcacatcctcaaagtatctcagaggacggatattgatgctggatgagtctgtagatgcactgagttgtgacagtgaggggtagttgtgtagaaactgggtgtgatcctctgtgtgtgagagctgcttcagttcagcgtctttcctcttcagctcagtgatctcctgcttcagcttctcctgaagctttTTGACTCGattcacttcagtttcctgctgggatctgatctgctgcttcacatcagagcttcttttctggatgagacagatcagctcagtgaagatcttctcactgtcctccactgctttatcagcagagcgactgacggcCTTCAtctcctgttgaagcagcttcacatctttctctctgtcctggattctctgctggatgttttgtcgactcacctcgagctctctctgcctctcagtcctttctgctgcagctgagactgtgacgtggcctttatgttcatccatagtgcagagataacagatactctgctgatcagtacggcagaatatcttcatcacctcatcatgacgagagcagatgttctcctggagcttcttggaggggtcgaccagcttgtgttttttaaatgtagttgaTTCAAAGTGAGGCTGgaggtgtttctcacagtaagaagccagacacaccagacaggaattgagggctttcagcttcctcccagtgcagacatcacaggccacatcttcaggtccagcatagcagtgatcagcaggagcagcttggagtccagtcttcttcagcttctCCACTATATCCGCTAACATGGTgcttttcaccaggacaggcctcggtgcgaaggtctgtctgcactgagggcagctgtagatcttccTCTGATCCACTTCATCCcagtgtgttttaatacagctcatgcagtagctgtgtccacagggaatagtcaccggatccttcagtagatctAGACAGATCGAACAAGAGAAGGTTTCTCGGTCCAGCTGATCTCCTTTCTgcgccatttcagctctcagcagcaacgactgtctgagtttcacttcCTGAGAAAGTGACACAAGTTTC includes:
- the LOC122999949 gene encoding tripartite motif-containing protein 16-like codes for the protein MAQKGDQLDRETFSCSICLDLLKDPVTIPCGHSYCMSCIKTHWDEVDQRKIYSCPQCRQTFAPRPVLVKSTMLADIVEKLKKTGLQAAPADHCYAGPEDVACDVCTGRKLKALNSCLVCLASYCEKHLQPHFESTTFKKHKLVDPSKKLQENICSRHDEVMKIFCRTDQQSICYLCTMDEHKGHVTVSAAAERTERQRELEVSRQNIQQRIQDREKDVKLLQQEMKAVSRSADKAVEDSEKIFTELICLIQKRSSDVKQQIRSQQETEVNRVKKLQEKLKQEITELKRKDAELKQLSHTEDHTQFLHNYPSLSQLSASTDSSSINIRPLRYFEDVTAAVSELRDQLQDILREKWTNISLTVTEVDVLLPQPEPKTRAEFLKYSREITLDPNTAYTQLLLSEGNRKATSMSQKQSYSSHPDRFTGYCQVLSRESLTGRCYWEVEWRGRWGLGVGVAVAYKNISRARDSDECVFGRNNKSWSLNCNTNSYTFWFNNIQTPVSGPRSSRVGVYLDHRAGILSFYSVSETMTLLHRVQTTFTQPLYAGLRLYIGDTAELCKLK